Below is a window of Manis javanica isolate MJ-LG chromosome 2, MJ_LKY, whole genome shotgun sequence DNA.
gaagtctAGACTTGGTCCCCAGGGCGGCATTCCTTTTGGAAGTTCTAACAGAGAGtctgtttctctgccttttccattccttggctaaTGGCCTCTGCATCTTGTGACTTACGCTGCCGCTTGGATCTTCTGTCTGATTGTGACCTTCTTACAGGGAAAGTTGTGATTACATTGAGCCCACCCTGACAATCCAGGTTAATTTCCCTCAAAATCCTtactttaatcacatctgcaaaatcctttTTTCCATGTATGGTAACATAGTCACAACTTTCTAGTGTTAGgaagtggacatctttggggtCATTATTTAGCTTACCATAGGAAGGAAATTCAGGGCAGGTTAGACAAATCTTCCCATTTTATACTTAAAGAAGTTGAAGTCTAACAATTTAGGAAGTTAAGGGCAAAAGTCTAACACTCCAGGAAGTTAAGGGTAGTTTGAGAGTTTTGCAAAAATTaaggtttcttctttcttctctctctctccctcccatccccccacaccaccaccaccaccacacgcacaccttctctctctctctctctctctctctctctctctctctctctctctctctctctctctctctctctctctttctttcttttttttttattttcactttttaacaaTTACCCACATTCTGGGCTTGGATATACAGCAGTGAACCATACAAAATCTCTGGGCCTTGCATAATTCCATATCAAAATgtagggctgggagggagggaatgtGTAGTAAAAGTGAGTTTGTCCCTCGCTTTTTGCTGTTGTCTGTGCCTCTGACAGCGTTCCTGTGTGTGGCCGAAACGCCCCAAAACGCTGGAGAATATAATGGGATTCAATGTGTACAGAAAAAATAGAATGGGTAGGAAGGAGAAGAGGCTAAGGAATTTGGTAACTGAAAGCAAATAAAGGCTAACTAGATAGCTGTGAGTTGTACACATCTCCACGGAGTGGGGATGCTTCGCAACAATTTCTTTAATCGTGGCCCTGCCGCCTCCCCTCTCCCTGACCACTCTGCTCCCTCCCGCAGGTCATGATGATGGGCAGCGCCCGCGTGGCCGAGCTGCTGCTGCTCCATGGCGCGGACCCCAACTGCACCGACCCCACCACCCTCACCCGACCCGTGCACGACGCCGCCCGGGAGGGCTTCCTGGACACGGTGGTGGCGCTGCACCGAGCCGGGGCGCAGCTGGACGTGCGCGACGCCTGGGGCCGCCTGCCCGCGGACCTGGCTGAGGAGCGGGGCCACCGCGACGTCGCCCTGTACCTGCGCGCTGCCGCAGGGGGCATCGAAGGTGGTAGCCACCTCGGCACAGACGCCGCGGAGGGTCCCGCAGGTGAGGTGGGGGATCTCAAACTTTGAACTCAACTTTCGCAGCCCAGAGCGCTcctttttcagaagagaaaattgaCCCAGGGTCTTGAGTCTGGCCTCATCTCACACACTGCGCACCCGTGGGACCTGTGTCCCGATCGCGCTGCTTCGCCAGAGCTGTGGATGGGAAATAGCTTGAGATGGATTTCCACATGTTACAGCCCATCCCATAACCGTGTTCCCCGCCCTACAAAGGCTCACCCTCTCCGTAGCTCAAGGGCTAGATTCTGAAGCATTCAAGACTCAGGAGGCGAAAGGTGTAGTGGCCCCTCTTCCTCCAAACTAGCTGACCATTCGCATCCATTCAAActgccctcagtttccccattagCTTACCTAGTTCCGAAACTGGTTGTACATGGCATCATCTGGCAGACATCTGTTCCTTCTCTCTCTATTACAAAATTTTACTGAGTCGGACCATCTGCTCTACGCCATAAAGTTTTCCAGAGCTCCCCTAGGGAGTTGTGAGGGCATCTAAGATGGAGCCCTTTCCAACCCTGGTGGACGCAAAGGCCAGACAATAGAGGACTTGTAGGTCAAAGAAAGGATGTTAGATCAAAACCTGGAATTGGCTGCAAGCTCTAGGAAAGAGTGTTAAGCTTCTCcctctccttaaaatttttttatacttaaagtatagttgatatacaatattagcttcaggtgtacaacagtgatttgacaaatAATactttatgaaatgattaccaggGTAAGTGTAGTTAaaatctgtcaccatacaaagttattacagtgtTAATAactatttcctatgctgtacttttcaccccatgacttatttgtaattggaaatttgtactttATTGTCGCCACCTATTTTGCCAATGCCCCACCCTCTTACCCCTGTGGCAACCACTAGTTTGTTCTCCATACAGGAGCTTTACCCTAGCTTCAGCTTTCCGTTTCTGTGGGAGATCGTCAAGGGAGGTGGGTGTGTGGTTCTCCTTGCCTTCTCTTTCTGCGACCCCAGGCCTTCTTTTCCCATGGCCCGATTCCCCCACTTCTACTCCTGCCTACCCAAGTATCATCTTTACTCTTATTTTCTGAAAGGGAAAACCactttattacttaaaaaataaatacgaAGCAATATCCGAAAATAACGTGAATATTTAAGGTGAATCATGACTTTGAAGATACTGAAATTTGTCCTACTGTGGCTCAGAACTGAGGCACTAGGCTTCCCGGCCTTAGGGGAGCCTGGGCAGGTATGGCACAGAGGCTGGCTCTGGGCCTTCGACTGGAACTTGCTTATGAGCTCTTCACTTTGGGTGTGAGAGGCACGAACATCTCTAGCCTACCCACCCTCTCTATCCCCCAAGTGAAGCTTGAGTCGGTGTACGACCAGTGGCGACCACTCGCAGGGCTGTAGGATGGAACAAGAGCTGGGAGGAGCCAAGGAGGGAAAGAATTAGTTGATTAAAATGGGCCACAGGCACATTAATAAACTGAATAACCCTTTTTAACCAACCTGAgatgtttccttccttctccctgccccccatcccttccttccttcctttcgttTAGTTAAGATCCTACAGTCTGATGAGCCCCTTTTTTGGTGGGATACAAAAATGAACGAGACGAAACAGGAGTCCTGCCCTCATAGAGCTTACGTTCTGGGAAATTGACCttaaacaatgtaacaatgtcaGGGAGGGAGTTTGTAAAACCAATGTGATGGATAAGAGTGAAGAGTGAGTAGGAGGGGAGGCTGGTGTAGAAAGAGTGGCCGGAGAACCTGAGTGTGGAGAACAGCTGAGCCGCCGTCTGTCCCGTGCGAACACTGCGGCGGGAATGAGCGTGGCAGGTTCGGAGGACCCAAAGGCGGGCTGGAGCGGGAACCTACGAGATCAGGGAAACGGGCAAAGGCCAGACAACGCAGGGCCTTGTAGGTCAGAGAAACGACGTTGGATTAAAACGTTAGGAAGCCATTAGCCGTCTTGGGAGAGGCTGCCTCGGGTGGGAGACGCTAGGGCTGGAACCGAGCCTGAGGTGCGCGCTGGGTACGCGCCTTCTCTGAGCCTTCTGCGTCAGGTGCCGGTGCCTGGGGACGCGCGAAGGGCGAGGCGTGCCTTCACGTCCCCGCGCCTGGCACCGCGTGCGCCAAGCTCTCGGCGCTCGTTCTGTCGCGCGTTCCCTCCCACTGCCCTGGCCCCGGCGGGCGGGGCCGGAGCGGCCGGCGAGACCGGAGCAGCCCCGGGCAGCGGAGCGCGTGCTATCGGGAGGCTCGAGAGTGGCTGCGGGTTCCGGTCTCGAGGGCCAGACCCTGTGCTGGGGTT
It encodes the following:
- the LOC118972765 gene encoding cyclin-dependent kinase inhibitor 2A-like isoform X2; translation: MEPTADRLATAAARGREDEVRALLEAGAPPNAPNRHGRSPIQVMMMGSARVAELLLLHGADPNCTDPTTLTRPVHDAAREGFLDTVVALHRAGAQLDVRDAWGRLPADLAEERGHRDVALYLRAAAGGIEGGSHLGTDAAEGPADSPDV
- the LOC118972765 gene encoding cyclin-dependent kinase inhibitor 2A-like isoform X1 yields the protein MMMGSARVAELLLLHGADPNCTDPTTLTRPVHDAAREGFLDTVVALHRAGAQLDVRDAWGRLPADLAEERGHRDVALYLRAAAGGIEGGSHLGTDAAEGPADSPDV